From Microbacterium croceum, a single genomic window includes:
- a CDS encoding HAD-IIB family hydrolase — MTSWLVLDIDGTICFDGLSIDARIVEAVHGAHAAGWRMVFASARPVRDQAGVLADLFPDALRIGANGAMAEVHGELRVLEAFESAQRDRILAVLDGDGAQFVADGAWDYAHNLPDDHVFLGRIDSHGRAKRVPLEELDSILKLAVLDHHDAAQLTASLVGCGCAVTTHRAEAHLDVAPAGVDKRTALERLGINEYVAYGNDLNDRRLLSGADYAVGVGSGDGIHDVTHRRLTADPGVVAASISALVAGRRPRD, encoded by the coding sequence GTGACGTCCTGGCTCGTCCTCGACATCGATGGAACGATCTGCTTCGACGGCCTGAGCATCGACGCTCGCATCGTGGAGGCCGTGCACGGCGCACACGCGGCAGGGTGGCGCATGGTCTTCGCGTCTGCCAGACCGGTTCGCGATCAGGCGGGAGTCCTCGCCGACCTCTTCCCTGATGCGCTACGCATCGGTGCCAACGGTGCGATGGCCGAGGTCCATGGGGAGCTGCGAGTGCTCGAAGCCTTCGAGTCCGCACAGCGTGATCGCATCCTCGCCGTTCTCGACGGTGACGGGGCGCAGTTCGTCGCCGATGGAGCGTGGGATTATGCGCACAACCTCCCGGATGACCATGTCTTCCTCGGGCGGATCGACTCGCACGGTCGTGCGAAGCGGGTTCCTCTCGAGGAGCTCGACTCCATTCTCAAGCTGGCCGTGCTCGATCATCACGACGCCGCGCAACTGACCGCATCACTTGTGGGATGCGGTTGCGCCGTCACCACGCATCGCGCCGAGGCCCACCTCGATGTGGCGCCGGCAGGGGTCGACAAGAGGACGGCGCTGGAAAGGCTCGGCATCAACGAATACGTCGCATACGGTAACGATCTCAATGACCGTCGGCTCCTCTCCGGTGCCGACTACGCGGTCGGGGTGGGGAGTGGCGATGGCATTCACGACGTGACGCACCGTCGCCTGACGGCGGATCCGGGCGTCGTTGCGGCGTCGATCAGCGCGCTCGTGGCGGGTCGTCGTCCGCGGGACTGA
- a CDS encoding glycine--tRNA ligase, translating into MTKHALSMQDAILKLQEYWAGVGCMVMQPLNAEVGAGTANPSTALRVLGPEPWSVAYVEPSVRPDDSRYGLNPNRLQTHHQFQVILKPEPGNPQELYLKSLEAIGVDLQAHDVRFVEDNWASPALGAWGLGWEVWLDGMEITQFTYFQQLGGINLSPIPVEITYGLERILMALQGVDHFRDIEYSSGVSYGEIFGQSEYEMSRYYLDDADIETSRQLFDAYALEARRLVENRLPVPAYSFALKCSHAFNVLDARGAVSTTERTKAFALMRNLVRDCARLWVEIRDELDHPLGESPVPHAAAHADAVPVDPETAPADVLFEIGLEELPSSEVSAIAESVRHLLEGALAATRLGFEDLRVDSTPRRVVARLTAVPAIESELEHVARGPRWTAAFDADGAPTNALNGFLRKNEATVDEIVEVDVNGVRHVAVKRTLPGRSVTEVLSSVFEQVVRGLRADKNIRWSDPELSYARPIRWLLALWGSVEIAFTVSTVTSAHSTRVLRTSEPPVRDVGSLEEFDRILREENIILDREERRALIVTAAERLAASVGGVIDVDGDSGLIDEITDLVEAPGPILGSFSAEYLQVPSSVLTTVMKKHQRYLPIWVDGALSNSFIIVANGPFDEAVVRGGNENVLRARFEDAKFFWRADLEKTPAEFRLMLDKLLVEDRLGSFLDRSRRIEALATEFAELAELAAEDRAVVREAGAVAKFDLASQLVIEFSGLAGTMAKEYALRAGLDEATSTAIEEMERPRFSGAVLPETTPGAVLSLADRFDLLTGLTAVGISSTGSSDPFGIRRIAGGIIGVLRSRPDLSISIGTGIARAASGLSLQGLEVTDSVRAAVVDVLEKRYSQQLVSEGHDVAIVRAALPLIDSPSAADHAIETIETWLGSENFTAEFEALLRVVNITPADIVGEIDGGGGTEDVAFAEHVRVFDSALTENDGIDVFLTELRRLAPHIDRFFNDVRVLDDDPAVRQTRLGLLGVIAGRARALAEWAELKPLLP; encoded by the coding sequence GTGACGAAGCACGCGCTCTCCATGCAGGATGCGATCTTGAAGCTCCAGGAGTACTGGGCAGGCGTCGGGTGCATGGTGATGCAGCCGTTGAACGCCGAGGTCGGTGCCGGTACGGCAAACCCTTCGACAGCACTCCGGGTGCTCGGTCCCGAGCCGTGGAGCGTCGCCTACGTCGAGCCCAGCGTGCGCCCCGACGACTCTCGCTACGGCCTCAACCCGAACCGTCTGCAGACCCACCACCAGTTCCAGGTGATCTTGAAGCCGGAACCGGGCAACCCGCAGGAGCTGTACCTCAAGAGTCTCGAGGCCATCGGCGTCGACCTTCAGGCGCACGATGTCCGCTTCGTCGAAGACAACTGGGCCTCACCGGCGCTCGGCGCATGGGGGCTGGGGTGGGAGGTCTGGCTCGACGGCATGGAGATCACCCAGTTCACCTACTTCCAGCAGCTGGGAGGCATCAACCTGAGCCCGATCCCGGTGGAGATCACCTACGGGCTCGAGCGGATTCTCATGGCCCTCCAGGGTGTCGACCACTTCCGTGACATCGAGTACTCCAGTGGCGTCTCGTACGGCGAGATCTTCGGCCAGTCCGAGTATGAGATGAGCCGGTACTACCTCGACGACGCGGACATCGAGACCTCGAGACAGCTGTTCGACGCGTATGCGCTCGAAGCCCGCAGGCTGGTGGAGAACCGGCTTCCCGTCCCGGCATACAGCTTCGCCTTGAAGTGCAGCCACGCGTTCAACGTTCTCGATGCCCGCGGTGCCGTGAGCACGACGGAACGCACCAAGGCCTTCGCCCTGATGCGGAACCTGGTCCGCGACTGCGCACGTCTCTGGGTCGAGATCCGTGACGAGCTCGATCACCCCCTCGGCGAATCGCCGGTTCCACACGCGGCGGCACACGCCGACGCCGTTCCCGTGGACCCCGAGACAGCCCCCGCGGACGTGCTGTTCGAGATCGGACTCGAAGAGCTGCCGTCCTCGGAGGTCTCGGCGATCGCCGAGAGCGTTCGCCATCTCCTCGAGGGCGCCTTGGCAGCGACCCGCCTCGGCTTCGAGGATCTCCGGGTGGACAGCACCCCCCGCCGAGTCGTGGCGCGGCTAACCGCCGTACCCGCCATAGAGTCAGAGCTCGAGCATGTGGCCCGTGGTCCCCGCTGGACCGCGGCTTTCGATGCCGACGGCGCCCCGACCAACGCCCTGAACGGATTCCTCCGGAAGAACGAGGCGACCGTCGACGAGATCGTCGAGGTCGACGTCAACGGCGTCCGCCACGTCGCCGTGAAGCGGACACTCCCCGGCCGCTCGGTGACCGAGGTGCTCTCCTCCGTCTTCGAGCAGGTCGTCCGAGGGCTCCGCGCCGACAAGAACATCCGATGGTCGGATCCCGAGCTGAGCTACGCGCGCCCGATCCGGTGGTTGCTCGCGCTCTGGGGCTCCGTGGAGATCGCGTTCACGGTCTCCACCGTCACCTCGGCGCACAGCACCAGGGTGCTGCGGACCAGCGAGCCTCCCGTGCGCGATGTGGGATCTCTCGAGGAGTTCGACCGGATCCTTCGCGAGGAGAACATCATCCTCGATCGGGAGGAGAGGCGTGCGCTGATCGTCACGGCCGCCGAGAGGCTCGCCGCATCCGTCGGCGGCGTGATCGACGTCGACGGAGACTCCGGCCTCATCGACGAGATCACCGATCTCGTCGAAGCCCCCGGTCCGATCCTCGGCTCGTTCAGCGCCGAGTATCTTCAGGTTCCGTCGTCTGTGCTCACCACGGTCATGAAGAAGCACCAGCGCTACCTCCCGATCTGGGTGGACGGCGCACTGAGCAACTCGTTCATCATCGTCGCGAACGGTCCGTTCGATGAGGCAGTCGTCCGCGGCGGCAACGAGAACGTGCTGCGTGCCCGGTTCGAGGACGCGAAGTTCTTCTGGCGCGCGGATCTCGAGAAGACCCCAGCCGAATTCCGGCTGATGCTCGACAAACTGCTCGTCGAGGATCGTCTCGGTTCCTTCCTCGACCGTTCGCGACGGATCGAAGCGCTCGCCACGGAGTTCGCTGAGCTCGCTGAGCTCGCCGCAGAAGATCGTGCGGTCGTCCGAGAGGCCGGTGCTGTGGCGAAGTTCGACCTCGCCTCGCAACTCGTCATCGAGTTCTCCGGCCTTGCGGGCACCATGGCGAAGGAGTACGCGCTCCGCGCCGGCCTGGACGAGGCGACGAGCACGGCGATCGAAGAGATGGAGCGCCCGCGCTTCTCCGGCGCGGTTCTCCCCGAGACCACGCCCGGTGCCGTGCTCTCGCTCGCGGACCGTTTCGACCTGCTCACCGGCCTCACCGCCGTCGGGATCAGCTCGACCGGCAGCTCCGATCCGTTCGGTATCCGTCGAATCGCCGGCGGGATCATCGGCGTGCTGCGCAGTCGGCCCGACCTCAGCATCTCCATCGGCACCGGCATCGCCCGCGCCGCATCCGGACTGTCCCTCCAGGGACTTGAGGTGACGGACTCCGTCCGTGCCGCTGTGGTGGACGTTCTCGAGAAGCGCTATTCCCAGCAGCTCGTATCCGAGGGACACGATGTCGCGATCGTCCGCGCGGCCCTCCCCCTCATCGACAGCCCCAGCGCGGCCGATCACGCGATCGAGACGATCGAGACCTGGCTGGGATCAGAGAACTTCACCGCGGAGTTCGAGGCGCTTCTGCGCGTCGTCAACATCACCCCCGCCGATATCGTCGGCGAGATCGATGGCGGTGGAGGGACCGAAGACGTCGCTTTCGCCGAGCACGTGCGAGTCTTCGACTCCGCTCTGACGGAGAACGACGGCATCGACGTCTTCCTCACCGAGCTCCGACGTCTGGCCCCCCACATCGACCGATTCTTCAACGACGTGCGCGTGCTGGACGATGACCCCGCTGTCCGTCAGACACGACTGGGTCTGCTCGGAGTGATCGCTGGACGCGCCCGCGCACTCGCGGAGTGGGCCGAACTCAAGCCGCTGCTCCCCTGA
- a CDS encoding amino acid--tRNA ligase-related protein, translating into MSSVREINEFVVEPDRFLKILDDPRTRLLVELQDLVLQESAGFWAAKGAKNLHLPITTNTISSPMGLGSDSLPVKVSMFGVDTYLADSMQFMLEYGCRLAPEGAWYLMPSFRGEDADETHLNQFFHSEAEILGDLGDVMALSEEYVRALASAALERLSDQLNEHAGGTAHLEAMVRSAPFTRLTLDEAVAHLGDDGQSVRHDEGGWRVLTRFGERRLMNEIDPFVWVTHFDHLSVPFYQAYGDDEKRTSLNGDLLFGIGEVVGCGERHVTGAQAREALVHHEVPEDDYAWYLQMKDHSPLQTAGFGLGVERWLMWALAHDDIRELQLVPRFNGQVLAP; encoded by the coding sequence ATGAGCAGTGTCCGTGAAATCAATGAATTCGTCGTCGAACCTGATCGGTTCCTGAAGATTCTCGACGATCCCAGGACTCGACTCCTGGTCGAGCTTCAGGATCTCGTCCTGCAGGAGTCCGCGGGATTCTGGGCGGCGAAAGGTGCGAAGAATCTGCACCTTCCGATCACCACCAACACGATCTCCAGTCCCATGGGGCTGGGAAGTGACAGCCTTCCCGTGAAGGTGAGCATGTTCGGGGTCGACACCTACCTCGCCGACTCCATGCAGTTCATGCTGGAGTACGGATGCCGACTCGCTCCGGAGGGCGCGTGGTATCTGATGCCGAGTTTCCGCGGCGAGGACGCAGACGAGACGCATCTGAACCAGTTCTTCCACAGTGAGGCCGAGATCCTCGGCGATCTCGGAGATGTCATGGCCCTCTCCGAGGAGTACGTCCGCGCTCTGGCCTCAGCCGCGCTCGAGAGACTGAGCGATCAGCTGAACGAGCACGCCGGAGGCACGGCACACCTCGAAGCCATGGTGCGATCGGCGCCGTTCACCCGGCTGACCCTCGACGAAGCCGTCGCGCACCTCGGCGATGACGGACAGTCGGTGCGTCATGACGAAGGTGGCTGGCGCGTTCTCACCCGATTCGGTGAGAGGCGTCTGATGAACGAGATCGATCCGTTCGTGTGGGTCACGCACTTCGACCACCTGTCGGTGCCGTTCTATCAGGCGTACGGCGATGACGAGAAGCGCACGTCGCTCAACGGGGATCTCCTGTTCGGCATCGGCGAGGTCGTCGGCTGTGGCGAACGACATGTCACCGGGGCGCAGGCTCGCGAGGCGCTGGTTCATCATGAGGTACCCGAGGATGACTACGCCTGGTACCTGCAGATGAAGGATCACTCCCCGCTGCAGACCGCAGGTTTCGGCCTCGGCGTCGAGCGGTGGCTGATGTGGGCGCTCGCCCACGACGACATCCGCGAGCTGCAGCTCGTTCCGCGGTTCAACGGTCAGGTGCTCGCACCGTGA
- the dnaJ gene encoding molecular chaperone DnaJ, which yields MADHYEVLGVSRDASTDEIKKAYRRLARQLHPDVNPGEDAAEQFKLVTHAYDVLSDDESRRRYDMGGGDGAAGNFGGFGGFGDIFETFFGAAQGGGRGGRPRSRRERGQDALVRVTLDLGDVVFGAHRDIEVDTAVLCETCQGSCCQEGTSPVTCDICGGSGHVQRQVRSLLGNVVTSQPCGTCEGYGTTIPYPCGTCGGQGRVRSRRTVSLDIPAGVETGLRLQLPGSGEVGKAGGPHGDLYVEVTVNPHAAFSRDGDDLLATLEVSMTDAILGTETAIQGLDGEVDLEIRPGVQSGDVLTIKGRGITPLRGTQRGDLRVGVQVVTPTKLDSAQRALIEDFAKKAKSPGPQLAQFQQGLFSKLRDRFRGQH from the coding sequence GTGGCGGACCATTATGAGGTTCTCGGGGTGTCCCGGGACGCTTCCACCGATGAGATCAAGAAGGCGTACCGGCGCCTCGCGCGGCAGCTGCACCCGGATGTGAATCCGGGGGAGGATGCCGCAGAGCAGTTCAAGCTCGTCACCCACGCGTACGACGTGCTCAGCGACGACGAGTCGCGCCGTCGCTACGACATGGGCGGCGGAGACGGCGCGGCCGGGAACTTCGGAGGGTTCGGTGGCTTCGGCGACATCTTCGAGACGTTCTTCGGTGCCGCGCAGGGCGGCGGACGTGGCGGACGGCCGCGCTCACGTCGGGAACGCGGCCAGGACGCTCTGGTCCGCGTGACCCTCGACCTCGGCGATGTCGTGTTCGGCGCGCATCGTGACATCGAGGTCGACACGGCAGTGCTCTGCGAGACCTGTCAGGGGTCCTGTTGCCAGGAAGGCACATCGCCCGTCACCTGCGACATCTGCGGCGGTTCCGGCCACGTGCAGCGCCAGGTGCGCAGTCTGCTCGGCAATGTCGTCACCTCGCAGCCCTGCGGCACGTGCGAGGGCTACGGCACCACGATCCCGTACCCGTGCGGAACCTGCGGAGGGCAGGGCCGTGTGCGCTCGCGCCGCACCGTGTCGCTCGACATCCCGGCAGGCGTCGAGACCGGTCTGCGTCTGCAGCTTCCCGGCTCCGGCGAGGTGGGCAAGGCAGGCGGCCCCCACGGCGACCTGTACGTCGAGGTCACGGTGAACCCCCACGCGGCCTTCAGCCGTGACGGCGACGATCTGCTCGCAACGCTCGAGGTGTCGATGACCGATGCGATCCTCGGAACCGAGACCGCGATCCAGGGGCTCGACGGCGAGGTGGACCTCGAGATCCGTCCTGGCGTGCAGTCCGGTGACGTGCTCACGATCAAAGGGCGAGGTATCACGCCGCTCCGCGGCACGCAGCGCGGCGACCTCCGCGTGGGCGTGCAGGTCGTGACACCCACCAAGCTCGATTCGGCGCAGCGCGCACTCATCGAGGACTTCGCCAAGAAGGCGAAGTCCCCGGGTCCGCAGCTCGCGCAGTTCCAGCAGGGTCTGTTCTCCAAGCTCCGCGACCGGTTCCGCGGACAGCACTGA
- a CDS encoding MFS transporter: protein MTAIREIRALPRPALLLLAGSAVSNVGSGLVMPLLVIYLSEVRGFETSLALSAVAITSAAALLGGLVGGWASDRVGRVQTLAISMALAAVGTAWVAFVGTPAQMVGATIVFGLGVGANASWMALLAEAVAPEQRATAFGTNFGLANAAIGVGAVASGLFVSIDAPWTFQLVYLLNALSFVLGGLIMVLAVRRGRSETSPSESSKPVTHPRGSYLGLLRNRSLVIVLLIAFVLFLVAYSQLEAGVPGLLVAEAGISPLHLSILIVTDTVVAVVAQFFMLGVIQRVPMKIRITVAAVTWTVFWAVLVVAVDLHDADLRLLLLCAGAAVASVGGAFFAVSVPVLVHEAAADHERGRANALYGLSTSIGFTLGPALVSVFVSQGHSMLFAWIAIVITLIIAILALVPGIVATSPHPVTVEENAESHA from the coding sequence ATGACGGCGATCCGCGAGATCCGGGCACTCCCCCGCCCCGCCCTGCTGTTGCTGGCGGGGAGCGCCGTCAGCAACGTCGGCTCGGGTCTCGTCATGCCCCTGCTGGTCATCTATCTCTCAGAGGTGCGCGGCTTCGAGACTTCCTTGGCGTTGAGCGCCGTCGCCATCACATCCGCTGCTGCACTGCTCGGCGGATTGGTCGGAGGCTGGGCATCCGATCGAGTCGGGCGAGTGCAGACCCTCGCCATCTCGATGGCTCTCGCCGCTGTCGGCACAGCCTGGGTCGCCTTCGTCGGGACACCCGCGCAGATGGTAGGGGCGACGATCGTCTTCGGCCTCGGCGTCGGCGCGAACGCCTCGTGGATGGCGCTCCTCGCGGAGGCTGTCGCGCCAGAGCAGCGGGCCACGGCATTCGGGACCAACTTCGGACTCGCCAACGCGGCGATCGGCGTCGGCGCGGTCGCGTCCGGACTCTTCGTCTCGATAGACGCACCGTGGACCTTCCAGCTCGTCTACCTGCTCAATGCGCTGAGCTTCGTTCTCGGTGGGCTGATCATGGTGCTCGCCGTGCGAAGAGGCCGATCCGAGACGAGTCCGTCGGAATCCTCGAAACCGGTGACGCACCCACGCGGGTCATATCTGGGGCTGCTGCGCAACAGGTCTCTCGTCATCGTCCTGCTGATCGCGTTCGTCCTGTTCCTGGTCGCATACTCCCAGCTCGAGGCCGGTGTGCCGGGATTGCTGGTGGCGGAAGCGGGGATTTCCCCGCTCCATCTCTCCATCCTGATCGTCACCGATACGGTGGTCGCGGTGGTCGCCCAGTTCTTCATGCTGGGCGTGATCCAACGGGTCCCCATGAAGATACGCATCACGGTGGCCGCGGTCACCTGGACGGTGTTCTGGGCGGTTCTCGTGGTCGCGGTCGATCTCCACGACGCCGATCTCCGTCTCTTGCTCCTGTGTGCGGGAGCTGCAGTCGCCTCTGTCGGCGGTGCCTTCTTCGCGGTGTCTGTCCCGGTGCTGGTGCATGAGGCCGCGGCCGATCACGAGCGTGGCAGGGCCAATGCGCTCTACGGATTGAGCACGTCCATCGGATTCACCCTCGGGCCCGCACTCGTCAGTGTGTTCGTCAGCCAAGGGCATTCCATGTTGTTCGCGTGGATAGCGATCGTCATCACTCTCATCATCGCGATCCTCGCGCTCGTGCCGGGCATCGTCGCGACCTCCCCACATCCCGTCACCGTCGAGGAGAACGCCGAGTCCCATGCCTGA
- a CDS encoding 16S rRNA (uracil(1498)-N(3))-methyltransferase, whose protein sequence is MALHFLLESASDAVVGGVVSLTGAEAKHAAVVRRVRVGEAITIGDGAGVWLTGVAEQVAPSRVDVRISARSEEAASIPRLVLVQALAKGDRDELAVQAACELGVDEIVPWQASRSVSRWEGPKAVRGRERWTTIVREAAKQSHRAWLPAVSPPVSTTQLMERASSQRVLILDPGATTRLSAVEPDGRDLVLVVGPEGGISDAEIAKLTAAGAERVLIGDTVLRTSTAGPAAIAVLSVALGRW, encoded by the coding sequence ATGGCTCTGCACTTCCTCCTCGAATCCGCTTCGGACGCCGTGGTCGGCGGCGTCGTGTCACTGACGGGTGCGGAGGCGAAGCACGCAGCGGTCGTGCGTCGGGTGCGGGTCGGCGAGGCGATCACGATCGGCGATGGGGCCGGCGTCTGGCTGACCGGCGTCGCCGAGCAGGTCGCTCCGTCTCGCGTGGATGTGCGCATCTCCGCACGGTCGGAGGAAGCCGCATCGATTCCGCGACTGGTCCTGGTCCAGGCGCTGGCGAAGGGTGATCGCGACGAGCTCGCGGTGCAGGCGGCCTGCGAGCTCGGCGTCGATGAGATCGTGCCGTGGCAGGCGAGCCGGAGCGTGTCTCGGTGGGAAGGCCCCAAAGCGGTCAGGGGGCGCGAACGCTGGACGACGATCGTCCGAGAAGCCGCCAAGCAGTCGCATCGGGCGTGGCTGCCGGCGGTGTCACCGCCGGTCTCCACGACACAGCTCATGGAGCGCGCGTCGTCTCAACGCGTGCTGATACTGGACCCCGGTGCAACGACGCGTCTGTCGGCTGTCGAGCCGGATGGGCGTGACCTGGTGCTCGTCGTCGGCCCCGAGGGGGGTATCTCCGACGCGGAGATCGCGAAGCTCACTGCCGCGGGTGCGGAACGCGTGCTGATCGGCGATACGGTCCTGCGCACGTCGACGGCAGGGCCTGCGGCCATAGCAGTTCTCTCGGTGGCTCTCGGCCGATGGTGA
- a CDS encoding cytochrome P450, which translates to MSDTGSGSLVEAAIAAPHAAYARLRGGGDVVWNDETGSWYVLSSALVTMMSRDDRLRARGVPAGVADLPPEEYRVVLPVEQFFARWLVFSDPPKQSLIRRSLAKNLTKTVLADLPSSLADQATSRLEALTGSGGDLYLDVILPLSLHTTQAILGTSDEDTSAILEATDAVMDYLATPGTDFDKAQVALVAIGSLSELVDRLAASGNRIALSLGELEQNGSIDRDDIVAAYAQVVTGAIEPLSSALASAAVAAIGNAPSADALPGFIEDVLRDHPPFHFAPRVAREDIELEGRSIRAGQRVVLNLLAANDDARCPVAHAGTAPAATGHHSFGSGTHYCLGSAVSRLHLQVVLERIIASGVLELISGDDIVMKPSFGAKSFGRIPTRSRGSAAESGVGSVA; encoded by the coding sequence GTGTCAGACACAGGTTCCGGATCCTTGGTCGAGGCGGCCATCGCCGCCCCGCACGCCGCGTACGCGCGGCTGCGGGGCGGCGGTGACGTCGTCTGGAACGACGAGACCGGATCCTGGTACGTCCTGTCGTCCGCTCTGGTGACCATGATGTCCCGGGACGATCGGCTACGAGCACGCGGCGTCCCCGCGGGGGTCGCTGATCTGCCCCCGGAGGAGTACCGAGTGGTGCTCCCGGTCGAGCAGTTCTTCGCTCGTTGGCTCGTGTTCTCCGACCCGCCCAAGCAATCCCTGATTCGGCGATCGCTGGCGAAGAACCTCACGAAGACGGTTCTCGCTGATCTGCCGTCGTCGCTGGCAGATCAGGCGACCTCGCGTCTCGAGGCGCTGACGGGCTCCGGCGGCGACCTCTACCTCGACGTCATCCTTCCGCTGTCGTTGCATACGACCCAGGCGATCCTCGGCACAAGCGACGAAGACACCTCTGCGATCCTCGAGGCGACGGACGCCGTGATGGACTACCTTGCGACGCCCGGCACTGATTTCGACAAGGCGCAGGTGGCCCTGGTGGCTATCGGCTCGCTCTCCGAGCTCGTCGACCGGCTCGCCGCGAGTGGGAATCGCATCGCTCTCTCACTCGGTGAGCTCGAGCAGAACGGATCCATCGACAGAGACGACATCGTTGCGGCCTACGCACAGGTCGTGACCGGTGCCATCGAGCCGCTCTCCTCTGCGCTGGCGTCCGCTGCCGTCGCCGCGATCGGGAACGCGCCTTCGGCGGATGCGCTCCCTGGCTTCATCGAAGACGTCCTGCGCGATCATCCGCCTTTCCACTTCGCGCCTCGCGTGGCCCGTGAGGACATCGAACTCGAGGGTCGCTCGATCCGGGCCGGTCAGCGCGTGGTGCTCAATCTGCTCGCTGCCAATGACGACGCACGGTGCCCGGTGGCGCACGCAGGAACAGCGCCGGCTGCAACCGGGCATCACAGTTTCGGCAGTGGCACCCACTATTGCCTGGGCAGCGCCGTGAGCCGACTGCATCTGCAGGTCGTGCTCGAGCGCATCATCGCCTCGGGCGTCCTCGAGCTCATCTCCGGCGACGACATCGTCATGAAGCCGTCCTTCGGAGCAAAGAGCTTCGGAAGGATACCGACGAGATCCCGGGGTAGCGCAGCAGAATCCGGCGTCGGGTCGGTTGCCTGA
- a CDS encoding S66 peptidase family protein — protein sequence MKRPPRLRAGDEVVVVSPSADSAGSHPRRLRKGIRQLRAMGLNVRMATHALDPGPFSSAPVAARVADLHAAFADETVRGVFCAIGGYGASELLPALDFDLIAANPKVFCGYSDITSLHVAMQQRSDLVTFYGPSVLNELGENGGAFIETLDALQRATMMSDPLGRLPSFDRIVTERADWIGDALRSGEKAPEVRVVREGRATGVLGGGCLPVLCQLLGTPWSPDLKEKVVVLETPQVPYSTARAHSDLWHLRNAGVLAEAAGIVVGWPAEVSDIPSLAAAVESVTGDLGIPVIVGFPVGHTSPMATLPMGVRAELDAEGLVLLDSGVRE from the coding sequence ATGAAGCGTCCTCCGCGGCTGCGAGCAGGAGACGAGGTCGTGGTGGTCTCGCCGTCGGCGGACTCGGCGGGAAGCCACCCGCGGCGCCTCCGCAAGGGGATCCGGCAGCTCCGGGCGATGGGGCTGAATGTCCGGATGGCGACGCACGCGCTCGATCCTGGCCCGTTCTCCAGCGCGCCGGTGGCTGCCCGGGTCGCCGATCTCCATGCGGCATTCGCCGACGAGACGGTGCGGGGCGTCTTCTGTGCCATCGGCGGATACGGGGCATCCGAGCTCCTTCCGGCTCTTGACTTCGACCTGATCGCGGCGAATCCCAAGGTCTTCTGCGGGTACTCCGACATCACCTCGCTGCACGTGGCGATGCAGCAGAGATCCGACCTCGTGACGTTCTACGGTCCGTCGGTGTTGAACGAGCTCGGGGAGAACGGCGGCGCCTTCATCGAGACCCTCGATGCGCTTCAGCGCGCCACCATGATGTCGGATCCTCTGGGCCGCCTGCCCTCGTTCGATCGCATCGTGACAGAGCGGGCGGACTGGATAGGAGACGCTCTTCGGAGCGGCGAGAAGGCTCCGGAGGTTCGGGTGGTTCGTGAGGGGCGTGCCACGGGGGTGCTGGGTGGTGGCTGCCTTCCCGTGCTGTGCCAGCTTCTGGGCACGCCATGGTCGCCGGATCTGAAGGAGAAGGTCGTGGTGCTGGAGACTCCGCAGGTACCGTACTCGACCGCACGCGCGCACAGCGATCTCTGGCATCTTCGCAACGCCGGAGTGCTCGCTGAGGCGGCCGGGATCGTGGTCGGCTGGCCGGCAGAGGTCTCCGACATCCCGAGTCTGGCCGCTGCTGTCGAATCGGTCACGGGAGACCTCGGCATACCGGTGATCGTCGGCTTCCCCGTCGGACACACCAGTCCCATGGCGACACTCCCCATGGGAGTACGAGCAGAGCTCGACGCGGAAGGCCTCGTTCTCCTGGACTCCGGGGTGCGAGAGTGA